Within Piliocolobus tephrosceles isolate RC106 chromosome 7, ASM277652v3, whole genome shotgun sequence, the genomic segment AGGTGACGGTGCATCCCAAGGTTGGGGACCTGGGAGAGGGGTGGAAGACCCGAGCTGCCTCTTCCTCAGAGCACGCCGCGTGTGAgccacacatgtgtgtgtgtgcccttcgGTACCCTTAGCACCTGCTGCCTCCCTGCCCCCATCCTGGCCTTCCTTGGGGACCCCTGGTCCCTTTGCTGGGCCCTGATGCAGGCACAGAGAGGGGTGTGGCTCTCACCCACCATCCAAGGAAGTGGTGTTTGAATGCTGTCGAGGGCTGTATGAGCCCCAAAGAAAGCCATGGTGCTGAGGGAGGTGCCTGCAGGCCAGAGTCAGAACATGCAGGTGCTGGGATCAGGGGTGATGAACTGTAGGGGGTATCACCTATGAGCCCCCGGATGCCACTGCTGCACCTGTCTCAGCCATGGGGGCAGACCCCGTCAGCGACATCCTCTGCAGGGTGGGCTCAGAGCTCCGACAGGTCAGCTGGCAGGAGGGCTGCAGTGGGCACGGGGCCTTTGGCTCTACCTTGGGGCTGAGCTTTCAACTGCCACGGCCTCCCTCAGAGCCACCAGCAACAACCGGGTGAGAGAGACAGTCGCCCTGGAGCTGAGCTACGTCAACTCCAACCTGCAGCTGCTGAAGGAGGAGCTAGAGGAGCTTAGCAGTGGTGTGGACCCTGGCCGGCATGGGAGGTGCGGATGGGGGCCGGGACAGTGCGCAtgcgtgcgtgtatgtgtgtgcacacgcacgtgtgtgtctgtgcgcatgtgtgtgtgtatgcatgtgtgtctgtgtgtgcacgtgcttCTGGAGCGGTTTAGGATGGTGGGGGGGTTCGCAGGTGCAGGACACCCCCCAGGACACAGGCGCACGTGTACACTCACGAGGGAGGGAGGCACCCTGTGCCACAGAGCCCTAGGAGTGGGCCCCCGGCTGCCGTGTGCACCAGGGTTTGGCCTTACAGTCTGAAGTCGATGCTTCTGGTTGTAGTGAAGCTGTCACTGTCCCCATGATCCCCCTGGGCCTGAAGGAGACCAAGGAGCTGGACTGGTCTACGCCGCTGAAGGTAGGCACTGGCCTGCGAGCTCTGAGAGACACGGCCTTGCCCTGGGACCAAGGGGGTCTTGGAGGCTTCCTGGTCCAGCTGTCTCATTgaacagatagggaaactgaggcccagagggagggagggctgtAAGGGACACCAGGGACCTGGCAGAAGTGGCCACAGAGACCCAGCCTCTGCTGCGTTCAGGGCCCGCACTGGTGCCTGCGCCCCAGGCTGGGGCTGATCCCATGGAGTGGGTATGAACACATGGCCTGCCCTCAGACGGGCAATGCCCTAGGAGGATGGGGCCTGGAAGCCCCACCTGGGGCACAGGGTCCAGGTTCGCCCACGGAGGGCACCACCAGCTTGGGACCACACACCCAGCACTGACTCACGAGGGTCCTGGAGAGGGCTCAGACCCCAGAACAGACTGGCACTGCCTGGCAGGGCCCTGCAGGAGCCACTGACTGTGTTCGTTGTCTGAGTCACTGAGTGGCAGATGGCACCTGCCTCCCGGCCATGGGGATGAATAAGGAAACGCACATAAAAGTAGCGCTGAGTCTCCAGGTGCCACCTCTGTGATGGGAAACCCAGGGCCAGAGGGGCTCCAAGCTGCATCAACCCACCAGATCCCTCCATACAGTTGGCCCCAGCCCTTCTCTGGGGCTTCTCCTGAGGGGCCCAGGGCCCCCACCCTGCACGGCAGCCAGCCTGCTCTGCGGCATGGACCCGCGTTCCACCATGAGTCTTTCCCCAAGGTGGGTTGGGAGACCTCagggaaggaggccaggcacaagGGTACTGTGGATGCCAACACCTGCCCCCCATCAGGAGCTGATCTCGGTGCACTTTGGAGAGGACGGCGCTTCCTATGAGGCAGAAATCAGAGAACTGGAGGCCCTGCGGCAGGTGTGTGGTTCCCCCACCCGCCCACTCTCCTGCAGCCCCGGGAGACACATGCAGAGGCTGAGGCTTAAGTCAGGAACAGACGGCGGAGCTCAGTGTGGACGTCTCGAGGACGTGGGGAGACAGGCGCACCAGGGACCCTGTGTGTGCAGACCCAGCCAGGGGGCGTGGAGGGGCTGGCAGGTGGCTCCAGTGCCGCACGCTGCTGGCCTTCGGGAGTCGCGGCTGCTCAGGGCCCCGCTGGCTTTGCCTCCCCGCCCCGCATGGTGCTGATGCCCACGGGACTTCCCAGGGCAGTGTGTGTGAGTGGGATGGGCCAGGGCGGTGGGGCCCAGCGGCTCCTGCCCTGCAGGCCATGCGGACCCCCAGCCGGAACGAGGCGGGCCTGGAGCTGCTCACAGCCTACTATAACCAGCTGTGCTTCCTGGACGCGCGCTTCCTCACCCCTGCCAGGAGCCTCGGGCTCTTCTTCCACTGGTAGGGGCTCTGCGGGCGGGGGCACCCTGGGGAGGGAAGGCCTGGCTGCAGGAACTGTGGGAACTCCGCCCAGCCTGACCCGACCCTGCAGGTACGACTCGCTTACTGGGGTCCCAGCCCAGCAGCGCGCCCTGGCCTTCGAGAAGGGCAGCGTTCTCTTCAACATCGGTGCCCTCCACACACAGATTGGGGCGCGCCAGAACCGCTCCTGCGCCGAGGGTGCCCACCGCGCTGTGGAGGCCTTCCAGAGGGCCGCTGGTGAGGGCGGCCCGGGCCGCGGTGGGGCAGGGTGTGGTGCCAGGGTGTTGCAGAGCCCCTTCTACAGGGCAGGAGCTGGGGGTGGTTAGGACGTCAGTCCCTCAGGTAGGGGGGCTGGGGACATCAGGCCCATGCGTGTCCCAGGAGCGGCCCTAGCTAGCCGCCCTGAGTGCTGCATGGGGCAGAGATGGGCAGGTCAGGGCCCTGCCTGTGTGAGCACCCCTCCCTCCGCAGGgaccttcagcctcctgagggagAACTTCTCCCATGCGCCGAGCCCAGACATGAGCCCTGCCTCCCTCTGCGCACTGGAGCAGCTCATGATGGCCCAGGCCCAGGAATGTGTGTTTGAGGGCCTCTCACCACCTGCCTCCATGGCCCCCCAAGACTGCCTGGCCCAGCTGCGCCTGGCACAGGAGGCTGCCCAGGTGAGCTCGGGCACCCGTGTCAGGGTGCAGGGGGTGGGGCCGAGCTGGGGCCAGAGCCCAGGTCCAGGCAAGCGTGAGCTCTCCCGCCTCCTTCCTTGTGTGTCAGCCCCAAGCCAGCTGTTGTCCTGCTCCCTGGGGGGCTGGTCAGGAACCTGGGGGCccaagcctctgcctccagggaaTAGCATGAAGTGGCAGGAACTGGGGTGccagggaggctgctgggatggTGGTCGGAGCGGGTGGAGGCCGGGTAGGGGGAGGCAGTCACCACTCGGAGAGCGGGAGGCCCTCGCGTGCCTGCCATGTCCACCGGCAGGTGGCAGCCGAGTACAGACTAGTGCACCGGACCATGGCCCAGCAACCCGTCCACGACTACATGCCCGTCTCCTGGACTGCCCTGGTGCATGTCAAGGCCGAGTACTTCCACTCCCTGGCCCACTACTACGTAGCCATGGCCCTCTGCGACGGCTCCCGTGAGTGCCCACCGCACTTGCCCATGATACTGCAAAGGCCCCCGCTCAGGGCTCATGGCCTCTCTGTCCCCCAGCAGTGACCGAGGGAGAGCTCCCCACACACGAGCAGGTCTTCCTCCAGCCCCCCACCTCCTGCAAGCCCCCAGGCCCCGTGCTGCCGCAGGAGCTGGAGGAGCGCAGGCAGCTTGGTAAGGCGCCCATGGATGGAGGGCCCTGGGGGCTTAGGTGGTCACCAACAGTGGCAGGGTGTCCCCCACCACGCTCACGCTGTTTGCCACCTGGTGTCCCCATGCTAACGAGTTGGGCCACCTACCTATCCCTGGATGCCCTGTGCCTGATGGGTGACGGTCCAGCACAGGGGCCCCAGGAGTGCTGGCAGCCTCTGAGCAGGTGGGAGACCCCTGGGAGCAGCTTGTCCCTGGCCCCTGCTTTGTATGAGGCAGAGCCCTCCTGCGCAGCCAGCTCCTCACCCCTGTGGCACGCGCCTACAACAAAAGTGGCTGTGATGAGCCCACAGCCCTGGCTTTGCCCACTCCTTCTGCCACGTCCCAGGGCCCACGGGCCCACATGGTGTGTGACATCTCAGTGCCCCGCGTACAGGCAAGGCACACCTGAAGCGCGCCatcctggggcaggaggaggcgcTGCGGCTGCATGCCCTGTGCCGCGTCCTGCGTGAGGTGGACCTGCTGCGGGCTGTGGTTGCCCAGACGCTGCAGCGCTCACTGGCCAAGTATGCGGAGCTGGACCGTGAGGATGACTTCTGTGAGACTGCCGAGGCCCCAGACATCCGGCGTGAGCAGCCAGGGCCTGTGTGGGTGGCTGCATCCCCGGCCAGGGTGGGGGCCTTCGTCCTGGAGAAGGGGAGGCTGATTGCATTAAAGATGCAATCCCACGATGAATTCAACAGCAGTAGCACTTTCCAGGCCGCAATCTCAGGCCCACAGAGCTGCCGCGCCCTTCAGGGGCCTGGGGGATGACCACGCccctcagcccctccctccctgcactgGCCTGCCCTGAGGGGAAGCCCACAGACCCGGGACAGGCATGCCTGGGACGTCAGGGAGGGATTCTGGGAGCCACCTGGGGCAGAGGAGGCCATGTGTTCAGGGCACCTGGGGCAGCTCCCCCCACCATTGCAGTGCGGCCACGCCAGGAGGTCAGAGGCGGGGCCTGTGTGCGCTCGGGGTCATGCCCTGCGCCCTGGAAAATCCCCGGGTCAGGTCTCCACAGGCTCCCAGCGTAGCTCTGCTCTTCCACCCTCAGCTAAGACCCACCAGAAGCCAGAGGCCAGGACGCCACGCCTGTCCCAGGGGAAGGGGCCTGACCTCTTCCATCGGCTGGTGAGCACACCTGTCCCCAGGCACCCCCAGCACGGGCAGCTTGGGCTGCGTGGCTCTGACCAGCACGTGGCCTCAGGCCGTTTGATGGCGGTCCAGCCCTGCCCACCCGCCTTGTGGAACCCCACGGTGTCCCTCGGTGCACAGGTTGGATGGACGTGCTGGTTAGGTGGGGTCTCCTCGGTGTGTGGCCCAGCTGGGCCTCTGACCTCTGAGCCCCTGCCAGGGGCCCCTGTCTGTGTTCTCAGCCAAGAACCGGTGGCGGCTGGTGGGGCCCATCCACCTGACCCGAGGAGAGGGCGGCTTCGGCCTCACGCTTCGGGGAGACTCGCCCGTCCTCATCGCTGCTGTCATTCCAGGGAGCCAGGCCGCGGTAAGGGCCCCACCGGCCCCCTGAGCTGAGTCCCCAGTGCCAGGCAGGGCGTCCTGTGCCCACCTCACCATCCACGTCTCCCCGCAGGCGGCCGGCCTGAAGGAGGGCGACTACATCGTGTCAGTGAACGGGCAGCCGTGCAGGTGGTGGAGACACGCAGAGGTGGTGGCGGAGCTGAAGGCTGCGGGAGAGGCGGGTGCCAGCCTGCAGGTGGTGTCAGTGCTGCCCAGCTCTAGGCTGCCCAGCTTGGTGAGCCCTTGGGGCCCCGGAGGGGTGGTCCCCAGCCTGCTGTCCCCACCCTGGCCCTGGGCGTGCCCTGGACGCTTGAGCAGCATTGGGAAAGGGAGGTGGGGCTGCAGGTAACCCTCCCCGGGCCGCCTCCTGGGCAGGGGCCACCTGTGCTGTGGCCTCCATCTGACGGCTCCTGCTGCAGCCCACTCCTCACTGGGCCTCTGTATCCTCAGACTGGAGGCTTCTGGGCCAGGTGCTCCATCCCAGAACTTTCACCTACCCAGCATGGTTGACCCAGGGTTGGGTGAAACCCATGGGGCCCCTACTATGTGGCCACCCTGATGGGAGCCCCCAAACAAGCCCCCCACGTGCCAGCCCCTCCCAGGTGGTTCTTGCCCCTCCCAGACTGGCTGCAGGTGGGGACAGGCCAGCAGTGGCTGACCACAGTCTGTCTCTGTCCCTGCTACAGGGGGACCGCCGACCTGCCCTGCTGGGCCCCAGGGGGCTTCTAAGCAGCCAGAGGGAGCATGGCTGCACCACCCCGGCATCCACGTGGGCCAGCCCCCGGCCCCTCCTCAGCTGGAGCCGAAAAGCCCAGCAGGGCAAGCCTGGAGGCTGCCCCCAGCCCCGTGCCCCGGTGAAGCCGGCTCTGCCCTCATCCTCGAAGCGTCCAGGGTGGCTGTGAGGGCCAGGCTCCCTGCACACCTCAGCCCTGGCTCCAGCTGGCGGGAAGCACCAAGCATGCCCTCCCCACCCAGAGGACCTCCGGGCAATGCCTGCCCCACCTCATGCCAGAGGCTGCTTCGAGCACCTGCCTGCCCATTAAAGACTATGGTCAGACCTGTCTGAGCCCAGTGATGGGAGCTGTGGCCTCTTCACCCACACACAGGAAGGGTGCCAGTCCCTCTGCCGGTCTGAGGTCAGCTTCCTGGGGCTGCCCCACCCTGAGGGCTCCTCACAGCTGTCACATCTGTACCCCGGGCTCTGTCCACCCTGCTGCTGCCCTGGGCACAGACCCTGAGGCCTCAGTCCCGCCTCCAGCCACGTTTCTGCCTGGTGCCCAGTGACTCCTGCTGGGCATCCTTTCACTCGCTGCTGGGCACCCCTTCGCTCGCTGCCCCTCCATCATGCAGCAGCCAGGCACACCCACAGCATCCACAGACCTCTAGGCCGGGTCCCAGACACGGCCTTCCCCGAAAATACCTCCTGTTGTCCTGTCTGTGCATAGAGCAGGGGACTCCCCACCTCTGCACCCTGTGCCAGTCACCCCGGGCCCTGTGCCGGTCACCCCAGGCTCTGTGCTGGTCACCCCAGCAAGTGTCCCCTTTGCCCAGGAGTCCCCAGTGTCGTGGCCCAGGTCTCATGGTGGCCCTAAGCCTGCCAGCCCTGCTGCCCACCTTGCTGTCCTGCTCCGAGCATAGGTGCcaccctccagctcctgggcaTGTCACCTCTCCCTGAGCCTGGGGCCTGCACGggcccccagccctccccagccTGCTTGCGCCGCTCCTGCTGGCCTCCCCAGGCCGTGAGCTCTCAGTGTCTCAAGCAGGGGAAGTGGGGGCTGCCTCCAGGCCTCTGTATACTGGGTGGACAATGGCCCCCAAAGGCTGTCAGCAGGAGCACCGCCCCCAGGACCCCCACAGCAGTGGGCTCAGGACCTGGACACCAAGGGCAGGGAGTGGGAAGGGCTGCAGAGCAGGGCAGGCCCGAGCTGCACCCGAGAGGAGCCTCGGAACCAGAGTGGGGGTCCTCACCAAGGGCCCCAGGGCCCAGCAGGTTCCGGAAGGGACAGGGCTGGCGGGAGTCATTCCCTGCAGCCACCAGGGGGCAGCCGCCACCCGCTCAGCAGCCCTGGGAGGCGGCACAGGCAGGTGCGCCttgggagggctgaggcacagACCCTGGGTAGCAAGGCGGTCCCCAGCTCTGTGAGACCCCTGCCCTCTCATCCAGTCCCTTCCAAGGGTCCCCAGGTGGGAGCAACCCGCCCTGCATCCCAAGCTCCAGTTCCAGGGTCCAGGACCCTGCGCTGCCACCTCCCTGGTGCTTCAGCCGGGAAAATGGGGGTGCGAGTGGGGTGTTTGGGGTCCCAGAGATGCAGGCGCCGTGGTGCCATCTTCctgggtgggagggtggggctcCCCAGCCTTCCTGAGCAGGGGTGGCGTCCAGGTCCCCCATTTGCCCTCCTGGGAAAATCCCTGTCTCAGCAGAATGGGCCAAGGTCACGCAGGTCTCCCCAGCACGTGTTAATTTGGTTAATAAAACTGTTCATCAGGGAGGCCATTAGGCGCTAATTGGGGATGACAGGGTGGCGGCCCTCCCCACCTCCTGTGGCCTGTCCAGACCCAAGGTGGGGACAGAGCTGCCACCTGCCTCCTGCACGGTTGGCGCCAGGCCACCataggctgggggagggggcttTTGCCCAGAAAGCATGCCTCTCCCCGCCACAGACCCCTGGGGTacgcccaccccaccccacccctgcccacacACACCTCGCCCTGGCTGCCACCAAGCCTGGGCCTGTGATCCTGGCCCTGCTCTCTGCCCCAGGCCATCTTGTTCCCTGCTGCGCCCTCAGGGGTCTCCTTTGGGGCTGCCTCCCCGCCATCCTGTCCCTCTGCCACAGAGTGGGGGCCTCGCAGCTGGAGTCACACGTGGCTGGGACCCGGCTCCTGTCACCGCCTCCATCCTGTGAAGTGGAGGAAGCCTGGTGCACAGGGGTGCTGTGGCGATGTGGGAGGCCCTGAGGTCCTGCTGCCGGCCACGGGGAGGGGGGCGGAGGTCCTGGGATCtggagtcctgagttctaatcaagacagggctgggcaggaggggggtccccctccccacctgccaCTTGGGGCTGCTCCTGGGGCAGCGGTGAGCCCCTCTCCAGAAGAGAAAGTGGATGCCTACCAGCCCAGCCCCTCAGGCTTGGACCACGCCCCTCTGGCCGCTGTGGGAGTCCTGCCAGACAGCCCCTGGGCTGCGGGAAGGGACCACGCCCCATCCCATCCTCACCCCTGCAGCAGCTGGTGGCTGCCTGCTGGGCACAGGGGCCTGCTGGACAGGGGACTACCCTGTCCAGCCCCCCCAGGGACTCCACGTCCACACAGGCAGCTGAGTCAGCAGTGGTGGGCGGAGTTGGGGAGGCATCACCATGGCTCCAGGAGGCTCTAGGAGGCCTCGGGGACTGGTCAAGGGTATGATGCCAGGCCTGGCAGGACCTGCAGTTCACCCCTGGGGCCAGTTGTGGCCTGTGCCCCACCAGAGGGCAGTGCAGCCCCTGGGGCCAGCACACAGGGCGGCACCCGTGCTGAGCCTGCCCTAGTGGGAGGCGGCAGCTCAGGGTCCTGTCCCAcctgcccaggctggggagcaAAGCAGGATCAGGGCGAGGCTGGGGGAAGGCAGGGCTGGCCGCTGGGGAGCGCTCCGTCTGCAGGCTGTGTGGTGAGAGCCACCGGCTGAGGCTTCCCAGGGGGCACAGCTGGGCCGAGGGGCTGGCTCGAGGCTGTCCCTGCAGTAGCACGTGTTGGTGCTTGCCTCACCCCCCAAAGCGCCACACCGCACCATCTGCAGAGCCCACTCTCTTCCCTTGAAGTCCTGCTTGCACAACCCTG encodes:
- the RHPN1 gene encoding rhophilin-1 — translated: MILEERPDGAGAGEESPRLQGCDSPMQMRCSQLQSRRARIHQQIDKELQMRTGAENLYRATSNNRVRETVALELSYVNSNLQLLKEELEELSSGVDPGRHGSEAVTVPMIPLGLKETKELDWSTPLKELISVHFGEDGASYEAEIRELEALRQAMRTPSRNEAGLELLTAYYNQLCFLDARFLTPARSLGLFFHWYDSLTGVPAQQRALAFEKGSVLFNIGALHTQIGARQNRSCAEGAHRAVEAFQRAAGTFSLLRENFSHAPSPDMSPASLCALEQLMMAQAQECVFEGLSPPASMAPQDCLAQLRLAQEAAQVAAEYRLVHRTMAQQPVHDYMPVSWTALVHVKAEYFHSLAHYYVAMALCDGSPVTEGELPTHEQVFLQPPTSCKPPGPVLPQELEERRQLGKAHLKRAILGQEEALRLHALCRVLREVDLLRAVVAQTLQRSLAKYAELDREDDFCETAEAPDIRPKTHQKPEARTPRLSQGKGPDLFHRLGPLSVFSAKNRWRLVGPIHLTRGEGGFGLTLRGDSPVLIAAVIPGSQAAAAGLKEGDYIVSVNGQPCRWWRHAEVVAELKAAGEAGASLQVVSVLPSSRLPSLGDRRPALLGPRGLLSSQREHGCTTPASTWASPRPLLSWSRKAQQGKPGGCPQPRAPVKPALPSSSKRPGWL